One Alnus glutinosa chromosome 3, dhAlnGlut1.1, whole genome shotgun sequence genomic region harbors:
- the LOC133863087 gene encoding trimethyltridecatetraene synthase-like: protein MGYPSWASYAAAWLATVALLLLSRYLRRRKANLPPGPKPWPIIGNLNLIGSLPHRSIHELSQKYGPIMHLRFGSFPVVVGSSVEMAKAFLKTNDVTFANRPKIAAGKYTTYNYSDITWSPYGPYWRQARRMCLMELFSAKRLESYEYIRKEEMNMLLRGLHESSNKVVTLKDHLSTVSLNVISRMVLGKKYTDESEASIVSPEEFKKMLDELFLLSGVLNIGDSIPWIDFLDLQGYIKRMKALSKKFDRFLEHVLDEHIAKRKDAKDEAAKDMVDLLLDLAEDPTLDVKLERHGVKAFTQDLIAGGTESSAVTVEWAISELLKKPEIFKKAAEELDTVIGRDRWVEEKDIVNLPYIDAIAKETMRLHPVAPMLVPRLSREDCKIEGYDILKGTRVLVNVWTIGRDPAVWENPNEFCPERFIGKDIDVKGHDYELLPFGSGRRMCPGYSLGLKVIQSSLANLLHGFTWKLPGNMEKESLDMEEIFGLSTPKKIPLEAVVEPRLPKHVYSL from the exons ATGGGTTATCCTTCTTGGGCATCATATGCAGCCGCATGGCTTGCAACCGTagccctcctcctcctctcccgCTACCTCCGCCGCCGCAAAGCAAACTTGCCACCAGGCCCAAAACCATGGCCCATCATCGGAAACCTGAACCTCATAGGCTCACTCCCCCACCGATCCATCCACGAACTGTCCCAAAAATACGGCCCCATCATGCATCTCCGTTTCGGGTCATTCCCCGTCGTTGTAGGCTCCTCCGTCGAGATGGCCAAGGCCTTCCTCAAAACGAACGATGTCACCTTCGCCAACCGGCCCAAGATCGCCGCCGGCAAATACACCACCTACAACTATTCCGACATCACCTGGTCCCCTTACGGCCCGTACTGGCGCCAGGCTCGAAGAATGTGTTTGATGGAACTCTTCAGCGCAAAACGCTTGGAATCCTACGAGTACATACGCAAGGAGGAAATGAACATGTTGCTCAGAGGCTTGCACGAGTCGTCGAACAAGGTGGTCACCTTGAAAGACCACCTTTCGACGGTGAGTCTGAACGTGATAAGCCGCATGGTTCTCGGAAAGAAGTACACCGACGAATCGGAGGCGTCGATTGTGAGCCCGGAGGAGTTCAAGAAGATGTTGGACGAGCTGTTCTTGCTGAGTGGGGTGTTGAATATTGGGGATTCGATACCTTGGATCGATTTCTTGGACTTGCAGGGGTATATTAAGAGAATGAAGGCGTTGAGCAAGAAGTTTGATAGGTTCTTGGAGCATGTGTTGGATGAACATATTGCAAAGAGGAAAGATGCCAAGGATGAAGCTGCAAAGGACATGGTAGATCTGCTGTTGGACCTTGCTGAGGATCCCACTCTCGATGTTAAGCTCGAAAGACATGGCGTCAAGGCATTTACCCAG GATCTGATAGCCGGTGGAACTGAGAGCTCGGCTGTTACTGTGGAATGGGCAATCTCTGAGCTCCTAAAAAAGCCAGAGATTTTCAAGAAGGCTGCAGAAGAGCTGGACACGGTGATTGGAAGAGATAGATGGGTTGAAGAGAAGGACATTGTGAATCTACCATACATTGATGCAATTGCTAAGGAAACAATGCGGCTCCACCCAGTGGCACCGATGTTAGTGCCTCGCCTATCCCGTGAGGACTGCAAGATTGAAGGGTATGACATTCTCAAAGGGACACGAGTGCTTGTAAACGTGTGGACCATTGGAAGGGATCCTGCAGTATGGGAGAACCCTAATGAGTTTTGCCCTGAGAGGTTCATTGGGAAAGACATTGATGTCAAGGGCCATGATTATGAGCTGCTGCCTTTCGGCTCCGGTAGAAGGATGTGCCCGGGTTACAGTCTCGGTCTAAAGGTGATTCAATCGAGCTTGGCTAATCTACTCCATGGATTTACATGGAAATTGCCAGGGAACATGGAGAAAGAAAGTCTGGACATGGAGGAGATTTTTGGGCTTTCAACGCCTAAGAAAATCCCACTTGAGGCTGTTGTGGAGCCAAGGCTTCCAAAGCATGTTTACTCTCTGTGA